One genomic region from Gossypium hirsutum isolate 1008001.06 chromosome D13, Gossypium_hirsutum_v2.1, whole genome shotgun sequence encodes:
- the LOC107890172 gene encoding uncharacterized protein produces MKRRVVKWLLFFFVVVVICSDNSLVHSSSEAVPFISSSKVSGHHYVNPLMEEKQLNKNVFKRHGRMLKTLHNEEINTRENAGEENRKGKGTYGGGDLLRPRARKSGANSLLLKSSPLMLIGFHLATIFFF; encoded by the exons ATGAAGAGAAGAGTTGTTAAATGGCTGCTCTTCTTCTTCGTCGTCGTCGTCATTTGTTCTGACAATTCTCTCGTACACTCCTCAAGTGAAGCTGTGCCGTTCATCTCATCATCAAAAGTTTCAGGTCATCATTATGTCAACCCATTGATGGAGGAAAAACAACTCAACAAAA ATGTATTTAAAAGGCATGGAAGAATGTTGAAGACATTACATAATGAAGAAATTAACACAAGGGAGAATGCAGGTGAAGAAAACAGAAAAGGGAAGGGAACCTACGGCGGCGGGGACCTTCTTCGGCCTCGTGCCAGAAAGAGTGGAGCCAACTCTTTACTTCTCAAATCCTCACCACTTATGCTAATTGGCTTCCACCTCGCCACTATCTTCTTCTTTTGA
- the LOC107888421 gene encoding UPF0057 membrane protein At4g30660 — protein sequence MPSRCEICCELLIAILLPPLGVCLRHGCCTAELCICLVLTILGYIPGIIYALYAIVYVDRDEYFDEYRRPLYYSNA from the exons ATGCCTTCACGTTGCGAAATTTGCTGCGAACTGTTGATCGCCATTTTGCTCCCTCCTTTAGGAGTTTGCTTAAGGCACGGTTGTTGCACT GCAGAGCTCTGCATTTGTCTAGTGTTAACGATACTGGGATATATACCAGGGATAATCTATGCTCTTTACGCCATTGTTTATGTGGATCGGGATGAGTACTTCGACGAGTACCGGCGTCCACTTTATTATTCCAATGCTTAG
- the LOC107888420 gene encoding probable cyclic nucleotide-gated ion channel 5: MFDCGHKAQYMSGQRENFVRLDDLDSRSSSPSAAGLKNCGFNIEGLGRSGHANNTTSRSFKRGIRKGSEGLKSIGRSLGFGVSRVVFPEDLKVSEKKIFDPQDKFLLLCNKLFFISCILAVSVDPLFFFLPVINDPEKCLTIDKSLAVTATTLRTIIDAFYLIRMALQFRTAYIAPSSRVFGRGELVIDPARIAKRYMLQYFFLDFLAVLPLPQIVVWRFLHGSNGSDVLATKQALFFIVLFQYIPRFLRVIPLTSEMKRTTGVFAETAWAGAAYYLLLYMLCSHIVGAFWYWVAVERNDTCWQKACKDIGRDKCNTNFLYCGNQHMEGYGVWNNTKDTVLKEKCPADDNIDNPPFDFGIFTHALSSGIVSSTKFFSKYCYCLWWGLQNLSTLGQGLETSTYPGEVIFSIALAIFGLILFALLIGNMQTYLQSLTIRLEEMRIKRRDSEQWMHHRMLPQDLRERVRRYDQYKWLETRGVDEENLVQSLPKDLRRDIKRHLCLALVRRVPLFESMDERLLDAICERLKPCLFTESTYIVREGDPVDEMLFIIRGRLESVTTDGGRSGFFNRSLLKEGDFCGEELLTWALDPKTGASLPTSTRTVKALTEVEAFALIAEELKFVAGQFRRLHSRQVQHTFRFHSQQWRTWAACFIQAAWRRYSKRKIMEELRRKEEEEEAAAAGSDGTRNNSGGGSYSIGATFLASKFAANALRGIHRNRNAKSAKELVKLQKPPEPDFTAEDGD, encoded by the exons ATGTTTGATTGTGGTCATAAAGCTCAGTATATGAGTGGACAAAGGGAGAATTTTGTCAG GTTGGATGACTTGGACTCTAGATCATCATCACCCTCTGCTGCAGGATTGAAAAATTGTGGGTTTAACATTGAGGGATTAGGTCGTTCTGGCCATGCAAACAATACAACGTCTAGATCTTTCAAGAGAGGGATCAGAAAGGGATCTGAAGGACTTAAGTCAATTGGTCGCTCACTTGGATTTGGGGTTTCTCGAGTTGTGTTTCCTGAGGATCTTAAAGTAtcagaaaagaaaatatttgatcCGCAGGATAAATTCCTCTTGCTATGCAACAAATTATTTTTCATATCGTGTATTCTGGCTGTATCAGTGGaccctctatttttttttcttcctgtTATTAATGATCCAGAAAAGTGTCTTACTATTGATAAAAGTTTAGCAGTCACTGCAACCACTCTGCGGACGATTATAGATGCTTTTTATCTTATCCGCATGGCTCTTCAGTTCCGTACTGCTTACATTGCACCGTCTTCTCGAGTTTTTGGACGAGGTGAACTTGTGATTGATCCTGCACGAATAGCCAAGCGATACATGCTGCAATATTTCTTCCTTGATTTTCTTGCTGTGCTTCCATTACCACAG ATTGTTGTTTGGCGATTTCTTCATGGTTCCAATGGTTCAGATGTGCTAGCAACAAAACAGGCCTTGTTTTTCATCGTCTTGTTTCAGTATATCCCTCGATTTCTTAGAGTTATACCCTTAACATCAGAAATGAAAAGGACAACAGGTGTCTTTGCTGAAACTGCTTGGGCTGGAGCTgcatattatttgttattatatatgcTTTGTAGTCAT ATAGTAGGGGCATTCTGGTACTGGGTAGCCGTAGAACGAAATGATACTTGCTGGCAGAAGGCTTGTAAGGATATTGGTAGGGATAAATGCAATACAAATTTCTTATACTGCGGGAATCAGCATATGGAAGGTTATGGAGTATGGAATAATACCAAAGACACTGTTCTTAAAGAAAAGTGCCCAGCTGATGACAATATTGATAATCCTCCATTTGATTTCGGAATCTTCACACATGCTTTGTCATCTGGTATTGTTTCATCAACAAAGTTCTTTTCCAAATACTGCTACTGTTTATGGTGGGGTCTACAGAATTTGAG TACCCTTGGCCAGGGACTTGAAACTAGCACCTACCCTGGTGAGGTCATATTCTCCATCGCACTTGCCATTTTTGGACTCATTCTCTTTGCGCTTCTGATTGGAAACATGCAG ACCTATCTTCAATCTCTCACCATTCGGCTAGAAGAAATGAGGATTAAAAGGCGTGATTCAGAACAATGGATGCATCATCGTATGCTTCCCCAGGACTTGAGGGAACGGGTGAGGCGTTATGACCAATACAAGTGGTTGGAAACACGTGGTGTTGATGAAGAGAACTTGGTCCAGAGCCTCCCAAAGGATCTGAGGAGAGATATTAAGAGGCACCTCTGTCTGGCTTTGGTTAGAAGG GTTCCTCTGTTTGAGAGTATGGATGAGAGATTGCTTGATGCCATTTGTGAACGGCTGAAACCATGCCTGTTTACTGAGAGCACCTACATAGTCCGAGAGGGGGATCCTGTTGATGAGATGCTATTCATTATTCGTGGCCGTCTTGAGAGTGTAACAACAGATGGTGGAAGGAGTGGGTTTTTCAACCGCAGTTTGCTGAAAGAAGGAGATTTCTGTGGAGAGGAACTTCTAACTTGGGCATTGGATCCCAAAACCGGTGCTAGCCTTCCAACATCTACTCGGACAGTGAAGGCTTTAACTGAGGTCGAAGCTTTTGCCCTCATAGCTGAGGAATTAAAATTTGTTGCCGGTCAATTCAGGCGTCTTCACAGTAGACAGGTACAACATACATTCCGTTTTCATTCACAGCAGTGGAGAACCTGGGCAGCTTGCTTTATCCAAGCTGCTTGGCGGCGTTATTCCAAGAGGAAGATCATGGAGGAGCTTCGTcgtaaggaagaagaagaggaagcagCAGCAGCAGGATCAGATGGAACCCGCAATAACAGCGGTGGAGGTTCATACAGCATCGGTGCTACTTTCTTAGCTTCCAAGTTTGCTGCAAACGCACTTCGTGGCATTCATCGGAACCGGAACGCTAAGAGCGCAAAGGAGTTGGTGAAACTACAAAAGCCTCCGGAACCTGATTTTACTGCTGAAGACGGAGATTGA